tgtgtgtgtgtgtgtgtgtgtgtgtgtgtgtgtgtgtgtgtgtgtgtgtgtgtgtgtgtgtgtgtgtgtgtgtgtgtgtcagatctGGAGCTGTTGTTCCCCTCAGCGCCCACCACTTCCATCACAGTTGTGACGGTCACACAGAGGAGCAGTCGGCGTGAGGAGACAGCAGGGCAAGACAGAGCTCAGCTGCTGCACAGAGTGAGTCCTGTGATGctttatgtttgtattaaaagttttgaaatgtgactgacacaaagtttaaaaagctgctgtttctttttttctcctaactGCAGTTTGTGAGTGGTGCAAAGGAGATGTGTTTTGCTCTTTGGACTGCAGGATACTGGGCAGACTTCATTGACCCAACAACAGGAGCTGCTGTGAGTTATTTTCTGAGTTTAGTCTTGTGCTagttatttattaataaagAATATCAGGGAATTTTAGCCCCACTTTTTCAACATTGTGACTTTATGGTCATGAAGCATAGATAAGTTGAACGATAAAAAATGATCCCTTGAGAagcatactgtaaaaaaaaaaaagcagtcgTTCATATAATGGCTGAGTCTCAAATAACAGCCGGGGACATGGTCAGCACGAACAAATAAAAGCTGGGTAAACATTTAGCGGAGtgaaagtacatttttacagcTGTAATCCTATCAGTACAACAACTCAACACCCTGCTGcactcagtttctctttttaacagaaatactcGTTTGATTCATCATTAAGTTCcagtctttccatttttttcagtttttctggaTGAATAAGCTACCTTCAATAAGGGTAGAAGgctttctaatgttttttttttaaattattacatcTTATTACTATTTTTAAGGAGTCCTGGGATTTCACACCATAAATAAGGTCTGAtgttattttgtcatatttaatatattgtatgcggaatattttttttagtagGACAATATTTActcttaaaggtgctatatgtaagttttgctGTTGCTACATAGCCAAGACTAGCAgaggtggaaagcaacaccaatgttaaatcttgttttacttctatttctatcacttcttttcttctactgaagttagcatgctaatcagCTAGCCCTGGCTCATCctgtctcgtaataccactttgcgatagtgagtcactgcagcgtccagtctgccctcagtccaacatgagatggtgaagaagtagcgctgcccagagggcatattctaacctcttgtcttgtaaaagccacgatggctgaagctcttggtaagtaaacagctgttaaggCTAACATTGGATGTGTATCGATAGCAAAACCTGACATATAGtaccttttttaaaagctgatcCTCGGAATATACAACTCGGCATCACATCTCTTTCTGGCACAGCGTCAGGCTGCTGCCACTTTGGTGATTTTtatcagcaacaaaaaaacttggcgcaaatgcccaaaaataaggaaatgatacttaaaatattaaaaaaaaatagtttaattgAACATTCCCTAGCAATTGGATGCATTTAAATCTGCTtcaaaattaatgtttaatgtgtttaaagCAGGCAGGTCAGTATATCAGTCTGCATTGATCTGTaaattaatacaataaaaacacaagttgaATTATTGATTGATGCGATTATGTAGATTTCTTCACAAAATTATATCTTTAATTGTGACTTGTATCATCGCTGTACTAATTAACCGTTAAGGACCCACACCACCTGACTCTGGATGCAgatttgtggtgctgtgtgtTCACCTCGTGCCGCTTTGCACCAATCAGAAAACGGCGTGATTTCTTGGAGAAGCAGGTTCCTTTGAATTGTTGAGCTGTTGTCGTCATGCGTCACTGTGATGGGTTCAGCAGTTTTTGAGCGAGGAGACCAGTGATTTGACTGGCTGAGAGTGGATTTGCTTGTCACCACACCCTGCGATCTATATTCACCTTCACGCAGCCCTTTTACCTTGACTGTAGACTACCAATTTAGCATGAAAAGcaagtgggggaaaaaacagcgCAGATGGTGTGATTGAGTTTATGTAACAATGGCAATTTAAAGTTGGTCTAAATGTGACTATGATATGACACAGATGTTGAGAAATCAGGAGTAAAACCCTCTCTGTACTATATAAGCCAAGTAAGAGCCTGTGGTCTGTTCTCCAACAGTTCTTTGCATCTCCATCAAGTCAAACCACActgcagacagaggaagagctgaGACATTTGGGCTTTCACATCGAGGTGTCGGGCTCCTGCACAGTCATTCGCCACATCCTGAGAGGAACGCCTTTGTTTGTGGGGACTGTTTTCACTAACGCGCCTACTCACAGTGCCGCCATCACCAGACTACAAGGACTTTCAAATGTACTCGATGATGAGGAATAggctttttcatattttatacagAACTAAATTCAAACAAAGGCTTCTTTATGGTTTGAAGAAGCTTGGACGCTAACGTATAGTAGTGTTGGTACATGGTCTGTACCAGTGGAAGGTTGTGCAGAGTTTGTCTTACTGtaacaaacagcagctggaCAAATGTTAGTATTACTGAGGACTTGACTGAGACTCTAATGCAGACCTCAGTGCTGTCTCTGGCTGACAGGTCAAGTTTTAACCCGGCTTATCCTGCACTACATCCCGGGAGAAACACACCCAGCGCAGTGGGAATTTTATAATGTGATATTTGCCATTTAGGAAGTCTGTAGGAAACATTTTAGAGGATGGCATCATCGTGTTTAGGATATTAGAAACATGAATATGAAATGGAAACCTCTCAGATGTACAGAGGCAGCTGTTGGTAATTCATGAAAAGATCCAGATTCAAACATCTTAAGATTTAATCAAGTCAATACTTTTAATACttgtatgttctttttttctccttgattTGTTGCACATAATCTAAAGAAATATGAATACTGTTTGAGTTGAAGCACTACAGTTGTGTCAGAACTGCCGAATGAATAAAGTGACTTCTCATCCCGCTGCAATGAAACCTCCCCtgtagatgattttttttaatttaatgattttattttcataatgaagAGTTCCCTCTTTATACAtgataaaatatacaacaaatgTGACTAACAAAAAAGAACCAAGCCACGATTAATTTGAAATACTGTGATCAAAAATTACATAAACTCAACTAAAAGATACTGACCAATGGACGTTTAAATCTATATAAAAAGGGGAATTTGTCATTTGAACACTGAAATTCTCCTGCTTTTTGAGAGATTTTACtaaggtttcattttcatggaAGGCTTTTCATTACCACTTAAAAGTCTCTTTGCATTACCTCACCCATCATGCACCAATACAACTCATAGACGGACTACATGCACTGGTAATATCTGTTTAACAGTGACGAAAATGTGGAAACACTGGTCAACAATATAGGAACACATAAAAAGAGACTTATGTCTGTGAATCTCTTGCCACAATGCATGATGGGAGAATTTCCAACATAACTACCTCATGTAACTGCAATCTCAGGAATACTGATCATGGTGTCAACTATGTACTTATTTAGcctttgtttcaaaataataGCGCACAGTTACTCGAGATAACTATTCAGGATAAACCTATCGCTCCATGAACTGTGTTGAAAGAACCAAATTAGCTGGATGAGGGTTAGCAGGATTATTTTAGCCTGATAAACAGCATGTCAGCCTGAAAGCAACATTTGAAGGAAAGTGCTCTGgtatacatacacactgttGCGTATGATCTTCTTGCTCGGTACACAGCAAGATCCTCTCAAGCAGTGGATGCAATAGAAAGAAACAGGAGTTTGACATGTTCAGATCGTGGTCATCATACctttttaaagttatgtttatttccaaatatggcAGTCTGGATGCCCAAGACACTTAGAATATCAACTCAACCGCAACCATCTTGGgcctttttgaataatttcttaatCAGACACATTGTGTATGGACAGggctgattttgaatttaccAAGAGCCTGATCTAAGCTTTCAtcacttttgtgtggaaaacacctTGTCGctccatttgtctctgtctgacattgtgatggacagacgttttttcagttttagccaATACGTAAGCTATTGACCCAATATTCTAATATTAACTTCAAATATGTGGTCTCGttttatgcaatgaaaaaatacatagttgctatattttctgacatgagtTTTAGAAGATGGGAGAATCTtactttattaaaggaaaagatagccctgt
This sequence is a window from Xiphias gladius isolate SHS-SW01 ecotype Sanya breed wild unplaced genomic scaffold, ASM1685928v1 HiC_scaffold_1125, whole genome shotgun sequence. Protein-coding genes within it:
- the LOC120787145 gene encoding cobalamin trafficking protein CblD-like, whose protein sequence is MRVHKAEQYFNQTDTDCSINSCPELLRKDLELLFPSAPTTSITVVTVTQRSSRREETAGQDRAQLLHRFVSGAKEMCFALWTAGYWADFIDPTTGAAFFASPSSQTTLQTEEELRHLGFHIEVSGSCTVIRHILRGTPLFVGTVFTNAPTHSAAITRLQGLSNVLDDEE